In the Acidovorax sp. A79 genome, one interval contains:
- the hemB gene encoding porphobilinogen synthase — MHLQSPAPFPQNRPRRLRRDAFTRNLVRENSVTPHDLIYPVFVHEGQGRSEAVTSMPGVDRLSLDLLLPVAEDCVQLGIPVLALFPAIDPALKTPDGKEALNPDGLIPRVVRALKKEFPALGVMTDVALDPYTSHGQDGVLDDTGYIINDDTVEILTGQALTHAEAGVDIVAPSDMMDGRIGAIREALEVQGHIHTRIMAYSAKYASAFYGPFRDAVGTRGALGKADKNVYQMDPGNSDEALREVAIDIAEGADMVMVKPGMPYLDIVRRVKDEFKVPTFAYQVSGEYAMIKAAAANGWLDHDAVMMESLLAFKRAGADGVLTYFARDAARLLRK, encoded by the coding sequence CCCGCGCCGCCTGCGCCGCGATGCCTTCACCCGCAATCTGGTGCGTGAGAACTCCGTCACGCCGCACGACCTGATCTACCCCGTGTTCGTGCACGAGGGCCAGGGCCGCAGCGAGGCCGTGACCTCCATGCCCGGCGTGGATCGCCTGAGCCTGGACCTGCTGCTGCCCGTGGCCGAGGACTGCGTGCAGCTGGGCATTCCGGTGCTGGCGCTGTTCCCGGCCATCGACCCTGCGCTCAAGACGCCCGACGGCAAGGAGGCGCTCAACCCCGACGGCCTGATCCCGCGCGTGGTGCGCGCCCTGAAGAAGGAATTTCCGGCCCTGGGCGTGATGACCGACGTGGCGCTGGACCCGTACACCAGCCACGGCCAGGACGGCGTGCTCGACGACACCGGCTACATCATCAACGACGACACGGTGGAGATCCTCACCGGCCAGGCGCTCACGCACGCCGAGGCGGGCGTGGACATCGTCGCGCCCAGCGACATGATGGACGGGCGCATCGGCGCCATCCGCGAGGCGCTGGAGGTGCAGGGCCACATCCACACCCGCATCATGGCCTACAGCGCCAAGTACGCCAGCGCCTTCTACGGCCCCTTCCGCGACGCGGTGGGCACGCGCGGCGCCTTGGGCAAGGCCGACAAGAACGTCTACCAGATGGACCCCGGCAACAGCGACGAGGCCCTGCGCGAGGTGGCCATCGACATCGCCGAGGGCGCCGACATGGTGATGGTCAAGCCCGGCATGCCCTACCTGGACATCGTGCGCCGCGTGAAGGACGAATTCAAGGTGCCCACGTTCGCCTACCAGGTGAGCGGCGAGTACGCCATGATCAAGGCCGCCGCCGCCAATGGCTGGCTGGACCACGACGCGGTGATGATGGAATCGCTGCTGGCCTTCAAGCGCGCGGGCGCCGACGGCGTGCTGACCTACTTTGCGCGCGATGCTGCGCGCTTGCTCCGAAAATAA
- a CDS encoding magnesium transporter CorA family protein, producing the protein MRIFHIHSGSVQELAELPTQMPAQGFVWIACARPAFQARLAEIQASLQALVGLQLVDLHVSDLLNAQLPSHYDYTSQYDLLVFRRLATAQGGGPEAEAGQPGDAASPLRRAGPPVLRRIDTSPVGFAVFDQLLLTVHPTDCAVRDAYAARLLAATPAPASEGRSSPVPGARRPTSPADLMLRVVNLMVDGYLDLRRELTRQLDHWQTELLKPRARYVNWSSLLEARLALHKLDEICEDQRTAVQDWIDALETWALPDTPAGLRELDLLKVRSRDVLEHIERVVHHVRRLEQSTETAVQMHFSVQSNRTNDIMRTLTALTAVFLPLNLIAGIFGMNFEFIPLIHKANGFWWAMGSMAFIAVALVLVFWRKRYLARTSR; encoded by the coding sequence ATGCGCATTTTTCACATCCACAGCGGCAGCGTGCAGGAGCTGGCCGAGCTGCCCACGCAGATGCCTGCCCAGGGCTTTGTCTGGATCGCCTGCGCGCGCCCGGCCTTCCAGGCGCGGCTGGCCGAGATCCAGGCGAGCCTGCAGGCCCTGGTGGGGCTGCAGCTGGTGGACCTGCATGTCTCCGACCTGCTGAACGCGCAGCTTCCCTCGCACTACGACTACACCTCCCAGTACGACCTGCTCGTGTTCCGCCGGCTGGCCACCGCGCAGGGCGGCGGCCCGGAGGCCGAGGCGGGGCAGCCCGGCGACGCCGCCTCCCCGCTCAGGCGGGCCGGCCCGCCGGTGCTGCGCCGCATCGACACCAGCCCCGTGGGCTTCGCGGTGTTCGACCAGCTGCTGCTGACGGTGCACCCCACGGACTGCGCCGTGCGCGATGCGTATGCCGCGCGCCTGCTGGCCGCCACGCCCGCCCCCGCGAGCGAGGGCCGCAGCAGCCCCGTGCCCGGGGCGCGCCGGCCCACCAGCCCGGCCGACCTGATGCTGCGCGTGGTCAACCTCATGGTGGACGGCTACCTGGACCTGCGCCGCGAACTCACGCGCCAGCTGGACCACTGGCAGACCGAACTGCTCAAGCCCCGCGCCCGCTACGTGAACTGGAGCTCGCTGCTCGAGGCGCGACTGGCGCTGCACAAGCTCGATGAAATCTGCGAGGACCAGCGCACCGCCGTGCAGGACTGGATCGACGCCCTCGAAACCTGGGCCCTGCCCGACACCCCCGCCGGCCTGCGCGAGCTGGACCTGCTCAAGGTGCGCAGCCGCGACGTGCTGGAGCACATCGAGCGCGTGGTGCACCACGTGCGGCGGCTGGAGCAGAGCACGGAGACCGCCGTGCAGATGCACTTTTCCGTGCAGAGCAACCGCACCAACGACATCATGCGCACCCTCACGGCGCTCACCGCCGTGTTCCTGCCGCTGAACCTCATCGCCGGCATCTTCGGCATGAATTTCGAGTTCATTCCGCTGATCCACAAGGCCAACGGCTTCTGGTGGGCGATGGGCTCGATGGCGTTCATCGCCGTGGCGCTGGTGCTGGTGTTCTGGCGCAAGCGCTATCTGGCGCGCACGAGCAGGTAA
- a CDS encoding amidohydrolase family protein, which yields MGLIAFGVQPHAADYPGPLFDAHLHYNEEAWDGKNGPHPPTDVLGRMQKSGVRAIVANSRPNTGSLTLAGLRETREAGVAVVPFVRLYRSRADYTGWFADESIYAMVQAELARGTAAGPYRGIGEFHLYDSANADGPVARKLMALAEERDLVVLAHVDDVAIDKLMAHTPTQGRKLRLIWAHTGIGGAPAERVDALLARYPGLVGELSYRPGLVCDDDQLCPAWRALLLKYPTRFVVGSDTWVNQRWQHYESLMQGYRTWLGGLPADVARKVAWDNGAGLFGVARP from the coding sequence ATCGGTTTGATAGCGTTCGGGGTCCAGCCTCATGCGGCCGACTATCCCGGGCCGCTGTTCGACGCCCACCTGCACTACAACGAAGAGGCGTGGGACGGCAAGAACGGCCCGCACCCGCCGACCGACGTGCTGGGCCGCATGCAGAAAAGCGGCGTGCGGGCCATCGTGGCCAACTCCCGGCCCAACACCGGCTCGCTCACGCTGGCCGGCCTGCGCGAGACGCGCGAGGCCGGCGTCGCCGTGGTGCCCTTCGTGCGGCTGTACCGCAGCCGCGCCGACTACACCGGCTGGTTCGCCGACGAGAGCATCTACGCCATGGTGCAGGCCGAGCTGGCGCGCGGCACGGCGGCCGGGCCGTACCGGGGCATCGGCGAGTTCCACCTGTACGACAGCGCCAATGCCGACGGCCCGGTGGCCAGGAAGCTCATGGCGCTGGCCGAGGAGCGCGACCTGGTGGTGCTGGCCCATGTGGACGACGTGGCCATCGACAAGCTTATGGCGCACACTCCCACGCAAGGGCGCAAGCTGCGCCTGATCTGGGCGCACACGGGCATCGGCGGCGCGCCGGCCGAGCGGGTGGACGCGCTGCTCGCGCGCTACCCCGGCCTCGTGGGCGAACTCTCGTACCGGCCGGGCCTGGTGTGTGACGACGACCAGCTGTGCCCCGCGTGGCGCGCGCTGCTGCTCAAGTACCCCACGCGTTTTGTCGTGGGCTCCGACACCTGGGTGAACCAGCGCTGGCAGCACTATGAAAGCCTCATGCAGGGCTACCGCACCTGGCTGGGCGGCCTGCCCGCCGATGTGGCGCGCAAGGTCGCGTGGGACAACGGCGCCGGCCTGTTCGGCGTGGCGCGGCCCTGA
- a CDS encoding glutathione S-transferase family protein, whose protein sequence is MLELHHAPSSAAMVPHILLEELGTPYARVPVDIGQRAHQAPAYLRLNPNGLVPVLTDGDLVLYETAAITLHLCDTHPAAALAPALGTAQRAQFYKWLMWLTNTLQATLIVYFYPHRWVDEGHEAGMLELQRHAELRIDGLLAQLDAELARHGGPWFLGAGYSALDAYVFTLCRWTRNFQRTAPARSRLHLGPYLRRMLERPAVQRVLFNEALAEPFV, encoded by the coding sequence ATGCTCGAGCTTCACCACGCCCCCAGCAGCGCCGCCATGGTGCCGCACATCCTGCTTGAAGAGCTGGGCACGCCCTACGCGCGCGTGCCCGTGGACATCGGCCAGCGTGCCCACCAGGCGCCCGCCTATCTGCGGCTCAACCCCAACGGGCTGGTGCCCGTGCTCACCGACGGGGACCTGGTGCTCTACGAGACGGCCGCCATCACCCTGCACCTGTGCGACACCCACCCCGCCGCGGCCCTGGCGCCCGCGCTGGGCACGGCGCAGCGCGCGCAGTTCTACAAGTGGCTGATGTGGCTCACCAACACGCTGCAGGCGACGCTCATCGTGTACTTCTATCCCCACCGCTGGGTGGACGAGGGCCATGAGGCCGGCATGCTGGAGCTGCAGCGCCACGCGGAGCTGCGCATCGACGGCCTGCTGGCGCAGCTCGACGCCGAGCTGGCCCGCCACGGCGGCCCGTGGTTCCTGGGCGCGGGCTACAGCGCGCTCGACGCCTACGTGTTCACGCTGTGCCGCTGGACCCGCAACTTCCAGCGCACCGCGCCGGCCCGCAGCCGCCTCCACCTGGGGCCGTACCTGCGGCGCATGCTGGAGCGCCCCGCCGTGCAGCGGGTGCTGTTCAACGAGGCGCTGGCCGAACCCTTCGTCTGA